One Bombus huntii isolate Logan2020A chromosome 12, iyBomHunt1.1, whole genome shotgun sequence DNA segment encodes these proteins:
- the LOC126872017 gene encoding NEDD8-conjugating enzyme UBE2F-like encodes MITLRGKLKKDSDISNSKNREYNKRVSVRDKLLIKEVQEMQQTLPSTCQVKFQDPDCLHEFSLLIVPDEGYWVGGRFHFQVYIPEEYNMAPPKVKCLTKLWHPNINEDGNVCLSILRQSSIDEMGWAPTRKLKDVVWGLNSLFTDLLNFDDPLNREAADLFVKDKESFRNKVKDYVMQYAKR; translated from the exons atgatTACCTTGAGAGGAAAATTGAAGAAGGATAGTGATATATCAAACTCaaaaaacagagaatataATAAACGCGTTTCTGTCCGTGATAAGCTATTAATAAAAGAG GTACAAGAAATGCAGCAAACATTACCTAGTACATGTCAGGTGAAATTTCAAGATCCTGATTGTCTACATGAGTTTAGTCTCTTGATTGTTCCTGATGAAGGATATTGGGTTGGAGGTAGATTTCATTTCCAAGTTTATATACCTGAAGAATATAATATGGCT cCACCAAAAGTTAAATGCCTAACAAAATTGTGGCATCCTAATATAAATGAGGATGGTAACGTATGTCTTTCAATTTTAAGGCAGAGTAGTATAGATGAAATGGGATGGGCACCGACTCGTAAACTTAAAGATGTTGTATGGGGTTTGAATTCACTTTTCACA GATCTTCTAAATTTTGATGATCCTTTAAACAGAGAAGCAGCTGATCTATTTGTAAAAGATAAGGAGTCCTTTCGAAATAAGGTTAAGGATTATGTTATGCAATATGCAAAAAGATGA